One genomic region from Macaca mulatta isolate MMU2019108-1 chromosome 20, T2T-MMU8v2.0, whole genome shotgun sequence encodes:
- the LOC144338205 gene encoding uncharacterized protein LOC144338205 codes for MEGSVTHSVTQLFADPEVTGCLEKLRGKNAFSCCEIKHSPVLRQGSPMLRQGSPVLRQGSPMLRQGSPFSGRAPQCSGRAPRFSGKAPQCSGRLPGAQAGLPGSQAGLPGSQAGLPNAQAGLPGSQAGLPNAQAGLPVLRQGSPMLRQGSPVLRQGSLFSGRAPQCSDRAPRFSGRAPQCSGRGPRFSGRAPHAQAGLPNAQAGLPGSQAGLPNAQAGVPGSQAGLPGSQAGLPSAQAGLPSSQAGLPSAQAGLPGSQAGLPNAQAGLPGSQAGLPGAQAGLPGSQAGLPGAQAGLPGSQAGLPNAQAGLPGSQAGLPNAQAGLPLLRQGSPMLRQGSPMLRRGSPCLGRAPQCSGRAPQC; via the exons ATGGAGGGGAGTGTGACACATTCGGTAACACAATTGTTTGCAGATCCTGAAGTCACTGGGTGTCTTGAGAAACTGAGGGGAAAGAATGCCTTTTCCTGTTGTGAGATAAAGCACTCCCCGGTGCTTAGGCAGGGCTCCCCAATGCTCAGGCAGGGCTCCCCGGTTCTCAGGCAGGGCTCCCCAATGCTCAGGCAGGGCTCTCCGTTCTCAGGCAGGGCTCCCCAATGCTCAGGCAGGGCTCCCCGGTTCTCAGGCAAGGCTCCCCAATGCTCAGGCAGGCTCCCCGGTGCTCAGGCAGGGCTCCCCGGTTCTCAGGCAGGGCTCCCCGGTTCTCAGGCAGGGCTCCCCAATGCTCAGGCAGGGCTCCCTGGTTCTCAGGCAGGGCTCCCCAATGCTCAGGCAGGGCTCCCCGTTCTCAGGCAGGGCTCCCCAATGCTCAGGCAGGGCTCCCCGGTTCTCAGGCAGGGCTCCCTGTTCTCAGGCAGGGCTCCCCAATGCTCAGACAGGGCTCCCCGGTTCTCAGGCAGGGCTCCCCAATGCTCAGGCAGGGGTCCCCGGTTCTCAGGCAGGGCTCCCCA TGCTCAGGCAGGGCTCCCCAATGCTCAGGCAGGGCTCCCCGGTTCTCAGGCAGGGCTCCCCAATGCTCAGGCAGGGGTCCCCGGTTCTCAGGCAGGGCTTCCCGGTTCTCAGGCAGGGCTCCCCAGTGCTCAGGCAGGGCTCCCCAGTTCTCAGGCAGGGCTCCCCAGTGCTCAGGCAGGGCTCCCCGGTTCTCAGGCAGGGCTCCCCAATGCTCAGGCAGGGCTCCCCGGTTCTCAGGCAGGGCTCCCCGGTGCTCAGGCAGGGCTCCCCGGTTCTCAGGCAGGGCTCCCCGGTGCTCAGGCAGGGCTCCCCGGTTCTCAGGCAGGGCTCCCCAATGCTCAGGCAGGGCTCCCCGGTTCTCAGGCAGGGCTCCCCAATGCTCAGGCGGGGCTCCCCTTGCTTAGGCAGGGCTCCCCAATGCTCAGGCAGGGCTCCCCAATGCTCAGGCGGGGCTCCCCTTGCTTAGGCAGGGCTCCCCAATGCTCAGGCAGGGCTCCCCAGTGCTGA